The proteins below are encoded in one region of Hyalangium ruber:
- the rsgA gene encoding ribosome small subunit-dependent GTPase A encodes MFLESLGWGPSHAHAFSVLLSQSSLPLVPGRVVRQERGLLTVQTSERVCLARPTGRLLHHALSAEALPTIGDWVALMVPSGEGEALLHEVLPRQSVLMRREAGSEREGQVIAANLDVVFLVAGLDGNFNPRRIERALTVAWNSGAAPVVVLSKADLQPEVSERVEEVEALAPGVPVLALSARTGEGLEALKAELPAGKTGVLLGSSGVGKSTLVNQLLGAERLATQEVRPEDDKGRHTTTHRELFVLPHGGLLIDGPGMRELGLWGDEEGLEHAFSDVVELAEGCRFRDCGHQREPGCAVRGAVEAGALTPERLESFDKLRREQAYHARQASPLAQREQRRHERTQTLAGWEYSRAKRRGN; translated from the coding sequence GTGTTCCTCGAGTCCCTTGGCTGGGGTCCATCCCACGCCCACGCGTTTTCCGTTCTCCTCTCGCAGTCTTCTCTTCCCCTCGTTCCTGGGCGCGTGGTGCGCCAGGAGCGCGGGCTGCTGACCGTCCAGACGTCCGAGCGGGTGTGCCTCGCGCGCCCCACGGGACGGCTGCTCCACCACGCGCTGAGCGCCGAGGCGCTGCCCACCATCGGTGACTGGGTGGCGCTGATGGTGCCCTCGGGAGAGGGCGAGGCCCTGCTCCACGAAGTCCTCCCCCGCCAGAGCGTGCTGATGCGACGCGAGGCGGGCAGCGAGCGCGAGGGCCAGGTCATCGCCGCCAACCTGGATGTGGTGTTCCTGGTGGCGGGGCTGGATGGCAACTTCAACCCCCGCCGCATCGAACGGGCGCTCACGGTGGCATGGAACAGCGGCGCGGCACCGGTGGTGGTGCTGAGCAAGGCGGACCTCCAGCCCGAGGTGTCCGAGCGCGTGGAAGAAGTCGAGGCGCTGGCGCCGGGTGTACCGGTGCTGGCGCTGAGCGCGCGGACGGGCGAGGGCCTCGAGGCGCTGAAGGCAGAGCTCCCGGCGGGAAAAACGGGCGTGCTGCTGGGCTCCTCAGGGGTGGGCAAGTCAACGCTGGTCAACCAACTGCTGGGCGCGGAGCGACTGGCCACGCAGGAGGTACGGCCGGAGGATGACAAGGGCCGCCACACGACGACGCACCGCGAGCTCTTCGTGCTGCCGCATGGAGGGCTGCTCATCGATGGGCCGGGGATGCGCGAGCTGGGGTTGTGGGGAGACGAGGAGGGCCTGGAGCATGCCTTCTCGGACGTGGTGGAGCTGGCGGAGGGCTGCCGCTTCCGGGACTGCGGACACCAGCGTGAGCCGGGGTGCGCGGTGAGAGGGGCGGTGGAGGCCGGAGCGCTGACGCCGGAGCGGCTGGAGAGCTTCGACAAGCTGCGGCGAGAGCAGGCCTACCACGCGCGCCAGGCGAGCCCCCTGGCCCAGCGCGAGCAGCGGCGCCACGAGCGCACTCAGACCCTGGCGGGCTGGGAGTATTCGCGTGCCAAGCGCCGAGGCAACTGA